Below is a genomic region from Macadamia integrifolia cultivar HAES 741 unplaced genomic scaffold, SCU_Mint_v3 scaffold213, whole genome shotgun sequence.
GACGGCCAGGATCAATCTTAAGACCATTTGACACACACATTGAGTGGTCGTGATCACAGAAGCACATAAACAAACTAATTTGTAAAGCATAGATTCACGAATGTGACAGAGACATCTTAACTCCCTCTTTGAAATCCAACTTGTTTCTAAGTGACTCAGAACTTTAATTCAGGTCTTTGTGAGTTTGGGTTCTTCGATGATCACAAGGCAGTCACTCGTGGACTCTTCGAGCTTATTTAAGCCTTTCCCAGCGTTATCTTGAGGGGTCAGGCTTATCTCTTCTGAACAtttctttgtctttttcttCCAAAGTTCTTCCTCTGGCAGTTATAAAGTTTCACTTTTTATAGAAACAAATCTGCAATCTTTCTCTTCCACTGAATCAAATTTGttcatagagagagaaaaaagagatggGTAGTACCTATTCGATGCTTACTCAATACGATATCGAGGAAGTTCAGGAATATTGCAACAATTTATGTAATAATATCTTAATCTTTCCTCGTTCAGGACTTTTTCTGTATTGGGTTCTTAACTAATTGATGTGTTATTTTGGAAACTCAATTGGGTCACTCTGTTTTGTGTGCGAAATTCAGTTTCTCAACAAGAAATTGTATCTCTGTACGAGAGGTTCTGTCAACTCGATCGGAATTCTAAGGGTTTCATTTCTGCTGATGAGATTTTATCCGTTCCTGAGTTCTCCATGAATCCCCTTTCTCAGGTAAACGTCTTATATTGGTTTTCAACTTTTGTTCTGTACATTTTAGGGTGATTAAATTTCCATTTGATGATCAGATTCAGGTTGGAATGAACTTCCCAGTGATTTAATTAGAGTTGCATTTAAGGAGTTTGATTATATGTCTTTCACAGAGGCTGCCTTCTGTTCTCGTCTAATAATTCATCTGATTGATAATATTTGCAGAGACTGATTAAAATGGTGGATGGTTTGAATTTCAAGGACTTTGTCGCCTTCCTGTCAGCTTTCAGTTCTAAAGCAAGCATTGGACAGAAAATTGAACGTAGGTTGCTTCTCCATGTTGTCGAAATTTCTGCAATTTTATAATACGATTCGGGATTTTAAGCAAATGTAACTGCCATGAAATTCTTCCTTTGAGTTTCAgcttaaatataaaatattatttcctTCCCAAAATTCAGATCATTGATTTATTCTAACATACTTATTTTCAATGTGCTT
It encodes:
- the LOC122065834 gene encoding calcineurin subunit B-like, with product MGSTYSMLTQYDIEEVQEYCNNLFSQQEIVSLYERFCQLDRNSKGFISADEILSVPEFSMNPLSQRLIKMVDGLNFKDFVAFLSAFSSKASIGQKIELIFKVYDLDGNGKVTFNDVLEVLRDLTGSFMSEVQREEVLSHLLEEAGYTRTSSLLLDDFIKILDYPGLKLEVEVPVD